From Etheostoma cragini isolate CJK2018 chromosome 1, CSU_Ecrag_1.0, whole genome shotgun sequence, a single genomic window includes:
- the eprs1 gene encoding bifunctional glutamate/proline--tRNA ligase isoform X2, whose product MALKLTINTSSPPLGALLTAEHVKDSVQVVVEEGKDTRLLVSDAIQFNDANSISRYLARVAPALGLYGANLMEQTEVDHWLEFSARHLCAQSAHSVALGDLDKALSLRTFLVGHALTLADLSVWAALKGHKEWPIQGKSFSHVNRWFSFLSSQVPFTAVCKKYASKNAPISISNSDEKKQDVGKFVDLPGAEMGKVVVRFPPEASGYLHIGHAKAALLNQHYQVTFKGKLIMRFDDTNPEKEKEDFEKVILEDVSMLQIHPDQFTYTSDHFATIMQFAEQLLAEGKAYIDNTPPEQMKQEREQRTESKCRNNSVEQNMKMWAEMKAGTESGQTCCMRAKIDMNSNNGCMRDPTLYRCKTTPHPRTGNTHKVYPTYDFACPIVDSLEGVTHALRTTEYHDRDEQFYWIIEALGLRKPHIWEYARLNLNNTVLSKRKLTWFVNQGYVDGWDDPRFPTVRGVLRRGMTVEGLKQFIAAQGGSRSVVNMEWDKIWAFNKKVIDPVAPRYTALSSSYVVPVSVSEATEEFKEVAKHPKNTDVGMKKVWYGARVLVEGADAETFSEGEMVTFINWGNLIITKINKGEDGKVQSLEARLNLENKDYKKTTKITWLADTNSAPLLPTICINYQPLISKAVITKDDDFKEYINKNSKLEEKMLGDPCLKDLKKGDIIQLQRRGFYICDQPYEPVSPNSCKESPCVLFYIPDGHTKEMPTSGSKDKSKASSNTTAKTSAKAAPAPAPAPAPAPASTSAGDLFSSIVEKGEAVRQLKVAKAPKDEVDKAVQQLLSLKAQFKQQTGMDYKPGMAPPTSAPSPPITSTDSASCPYTRVTQQGELVRKLKSEKAPKDQVDAAVKQLLALKAEYKQVTGQEYKPGAAPGQKAAAPVQKAAAPVQKAAPLVQNNPNPASIALYEKVAEQGEVVKKLKVEKASKDQVDAAVKQLLALKAEYKQQTGQDYKPGLQAPASHVQSQPSSPPQAQELFSQVAQQGELVRKLKSEKAPKEQVDEAVKTLLDLKNKYKTLTGQDYKPVAAAGASGGEDKNRKERENKSEKQGGGGPGGKKAKGDKACQGKESSGGAGAPGDGQGPKKQTRLGLEAKKEENLADWYSQVITKAEMIEYYDVSGCYVLRPWSFAIWESIKDFFDREIKKMGVENCYFPMFVSQAALEKEKTHIEDFAPEVAWVTRSGNTELAEPIAVRPTSETVMYPAYAKWVQSHRDLPIKLNQWCNVVRWEFKHPQPFLRTREFLWQEGHTAFANKEEAAEEVLQILDLYARVYEELMAIPVVKGRKTEKEKFAGGDYTTTVEAFISASGRAIQGATSHHLGQNFAKMFEITFEDPKRPGEKQLAFQNSWGITTRTIGVLTMVHGDNMGLVLPPRVACLQVVVIPCGITATLPEQEKEAVLTQCSKYMSRLLDAGVRVKTDLRDNYSPGWKFNHWELKGVPIRLEVGPKDMKQSQCVAVRRDSGAKLTIPEAEVEKKLVTMLEDIQNSLFKKASDDLKRNMVPADTMEQFQKELDQGKIVQIPFCGGIKCEDWIKKTTAKDQDLEPGAPSMGAKSLCIPFSPLKTLQPGQMCVSGKEPAQYYTLFGRSY is encoded by the exons ATGGCCTTAAAGCTCACCATCAACACAAGCAGCCCGCCTCTAG GAGCGCTTCTGACAGCAGAGCATGTGAAGGACAGTGTGCAGGTAGTAGTGGAGGAAGGCAAAGACACCCGGCTTCTCGTCTCAGA CGCAATCCAGTTCAATGATGCAAACTCCATCAGTCGGTACTTGGCCCGGGTGGCTCCCGCTCTGGGCCTCTATGGAGCCAACCTGATGGAGCAgactgag GTCGACCACTGGTTGGAGTTCAGTGCTCGGCATCTGTGTGCTCAGTCTGCTCACAGCGTAGCTCTGGGTGACTTGGATAAGGCTCTTTCCCTGCGGACCTTCCTGGTTGGTCATGCCCTCACCCTGGCTGACCTCTCTGTCTGGGCTGCCCTCAAAG GTCATAAGGAATGGCCAATCCAGGGCAAATCCTTCTCCCATGTCAATCGCTGGTTCTCTTTCCTGAGCTCGCAGGTTCCCTTCACTGCTGTATGCAAAAAGTATGCCAGTAAGAATGCTCCAATAAGCATATCCAAC TCGGATGAGAAGAAGCAAGATGTTGGCAAGTTTGTGGATTTGCCAGGAGCTGAGATGGGCAAGGTGGTGGTTCGATTCCCTCCTGAGGCCAGTGG ATACCTGCATATCGGCCATGCCAAGGCTGCTCTTCTCAACCAGCACTACCAGGTCACATTTAAAGGCAAGCTCATCATGCGCTTCGACGACACCAACCCtgagaaggaaaaggaggacTTTGAGAAG GTGATCCTGGAAGATGTTTCCATGCTCCAGATCCATCCAGACCAGTTCACGTACACCAGCGACCATTTTGCCACCATAATGCAATTTGCTGAACAGCTGCTTGCCGAGGGCAAGGCCTACATCGACAACACACCTCCTGAGCAGATGaagcaggagagagagcagcGCACCGAGTCCAAATGCAGAAATAACT CGGTGGAGCAGAACATGAAGATGTGGGCGGAGATGAAAGCTGGGACAGAGAGCGGTCAGACCTGCTGCATGAGGGCCAAGATAGACATGAACTCAAACAACGGCTGCATGAGAGACCCCACCCTCTACCGCTGCAAAACCACTCCACACCCTCGCACTGGAAACACCCACAA AGTCTACCCAACATACGACTTTGCCTGTCCAATCGTGGACAGTCTGGAGGGTGTGACCCATGCTCTCAGGACTACTGAGTACCACGATCGTGACGAGCAGTTCTACTGGATCATCGAGGCTCTGGGCCTGAGGAAGCCCCACATCTGGGAGTATGCTCGACTCAACCTCAACAACACAGTGCTGTCCAAGAGGAAGCTCACCTGGTTTGTCAACCAGGGATACGTCGATGGATG GGATGACCCTCGCTTCCCCACTGTCAGAGGAGTCCTGAGGAGAGGAATGACCGTTGAGGGTCTGAAACAGTTCATAGCAGCCCAG GGTGGATCAAGGTCAGTGGTGAACATGGAGTGGGACAAGATCTGGGCCTTCAATAAGAAG gttaTTGACCCGGTGGCTCCCAGGTACACAGCTCTGTCCAGCTCCTATGTGGTTCCTGTCTCCGTCTCAGAGGCTACAGAGGAGTTCAAGGAGGTTgcaaaacaccctaag AACACAGACGTGGGCATGAAGAAGGTTTGGTATGGAGCTCGAGTTCTGGTTGAAGGAGCTGATGCTGAGACCTTCTCGGAGGGAGAGATGGTCACCTTCATCAACTGGGGCAACCTCATCATCACCAAGATCAACAA AGGGGAAGATGGTAAGGTTCAGTCTTTGGAGGCTCGTCTGAACCTGGAAAACAAGGACTACAAAAAGACGACCAAGATCACGTGGCTGGCTGACACAAACAGTGCCCCCCTGCTGCCCACCATCTGCATAAACTACCAGCCTCTCATCTCCAAAGCTGTCATCACCAAAGACGACGACTTCAAGGAGTAcatcaataaaaacagcaaG TTGGAGGAGAAGATGCTTGGAGATCCTTGTCTGAAGGACCTGAAGAAAGGTGACATTATCCAGCTCCAGAGGCGGGGCTTCTACATCTGTGACCAGCCCTATGAGCCTGTCAG CCCTAACAGCTGTAAGGAGAGTCCCTGTGTCCTGTTCTACATTCCTGATGGACACACCAAGGAAATGCCCACTTCTGGATCCAAGGACAAGAGTAAGGCATCTAGCAACACA ACTGCCAAAACCTCTGCCAAGGCTGCCCCAGCCCCAGCCCCGGCCCCAGCACCTGCACCTGCCTCAACCTCAGCCGGTGACTTATTCTCGAGCATTGTAGAAAAAGGTGAAGCTGTCCGTCAGCTGAAGGTTGCCAAGGCTCCTAAAGACGAAGTGGACAAGGCCGTTCAGCAGCTGCTTTCTCTGAAG GCACAGTTTAAGCAGCAGACAGGTATGGACTACAAGCCTGGCATGGCTCCTCCCACCTCAGCTCCATCCCCGCCCATAACATCAACAGACTCCGCCTCTTGTCCGTACACCCGTGTTACCCAGCAGGGCGAGCTGGTTAGGAAACTAAAGTCAGAGAAGGCACCTAAG GACCAGGTTGATGCAGCAGTGAAACAGCTGCTGGCCCTAAAGGCAGAATATAAACAGGTCACAGGTCAGGAGTACAAACCTGGAGCCGCCCCAGGCCAGAAAGCGGCCGCCCCAGTCCAGAAAGCTGCCGCCCCAGTCCAGAAAGCTGCCCCCCTGGTTCAGAACAACCCTAACCCGGCTTCCATTGCCCTCTATGAGAAGGTTGCTGAGCAGGGAGAAGTGGTCAAGAAACTGAAGGTTGAAAAGGCATCCAAG GATCAGGTAGATGCTGCAGTGAAGCAGCTGTTGGCTCTAAAGGCAGAGTATAAACAGCAGACCGGACAGGATTACAAACCAGGATTACAAGCCCCAGCTAGCCATGTCCAGAGTCAGCCCAGCTCTCCCCCGCAGGCTCAGGAACTGTTCTCACAGGTGGCCCAACAGGGCGAGCTAGTGAGAAAGCTCAAGTCCGAGAAGGCCCCCAAG GAACAGGTGGATGAAGCCGTGAAGACTCTACTGGACCTGAAGAACAAGTACAAGACGCTTACTGGACAGGATTACAAACCAGTGGCCGCTGCTGGAGCCAGCGGAGGAGAAGATAAAAACCGCAAGGAGAGGGAGAACAAGTCTGAGaaacaaggaggaggaggaccggGAGGGAAGAAGGCTAAAGGAGACAAAGCCTGCCAGGGCAAGGAATCCTCCGGAGGGGCAGGGGCCCCAGGAGATGGTCAAGGACCTAAGAAGCAAACACG GCTGGGCCTGGAGGCCAAGAAAGAGGAGAACCTGGCTGACTGGTACTCTCAG GTCATCACTAAGGCAGAGATGATTGAGTACTACGATGTCAGCGGCTGCTATGTGCTGCGGCCCTGGTCCTTTGCTATCTGGGAGTCCATTAAAGACTTCTTTGACCGGGAGATTAAGAAAATGGGTGTGGAGAACTGCTACTTCCCCATGTTTGTCTCTCAGGCCGCcttggaaaaggaaaaaacccACATTGAAGACTTTGCTCCAGAG GTTGCCTGGGTAACCCGGTCCGGAAACACTGAGCTGGCTGAGCCCATCGCTGTCAGACCCACCAGTGAGACAG tGATGTACCCCGCCTACGCTAAATGGGTCCAGTCCCACAGAGACCTGCCGATCAAACTCAACCAGTGGTGTAACGTTGTG AGATGGGAGTTCAAACACCCCCAGCCCTTCCTGAGGACAAGAGAGTTCCTGTGGCAGGAGGGACATACAGCCTTCGCCAACAAAGAGGAGGCAGCTGAGGAG gtgcTTCAGATTCTGGATCTGTACGCCAGGGTGTATGAAGAGCTGATGGCGATCCCTGTGGTGAAGGGGAGGAAGACGGAGAAGGAGAAGTTTGCAGGAGGAGATTACACCACTACAGTAGAGGCATTCATCTCTGCCAGTGGACGAGCCATTCAG GGTGCAACATCTCACCATCTTGGTCAGAACTTCGCCAAGATGTTTGAGATCACGTTTGAGGATCCGAAGAGGCCGGGTGAGAAACAGCTGGCCTTCCAGAACTCTTGGGGAATCACAACCAGGACCATTGGTGTCCTCACCATGGtccatggagacaacatgggaCTCGTCCTGCCTCCCAGGGTGGCCTGTCTGCAG GTTGTCGTCATCCCATGTGGGATCACTGCCACCCTGCCAGAGCAGGAGAAAGAGGCAGTGTTGACCCAGTGCTCTAAATACATGAGCAGGCTGCTGGATGCTGGCGTCAGGGTGAAGACTGACCTCCGAGACAACTACTCCCCAGGGTGGAAGTTTAACCACTGGGAACTCAAG GGAGTTCCTATCCGTCTAGAAGTGGGTCCTAAAGATATGAAGCAGAGTCAGTGTGTCGCTGTGAGGAGAGACTCGGGCGCGAAGTTGACAATTCCAGAAGCTGAGGTGGAGAAGAAGCTGGTCACCATGTTGGAGGACATCCAGAACTCTCTGTTCAAGAA agcTTCAGATGACCTGAAGAGAAACATGGTGCCTGCGGACACGATGGAACAGTTCCAGAAAGAGTTGGACCAGGGCAAG ATTGTCCAGATCCCATTCTGTGGGGGAATTAAGTGCGAGGATTGGATCAAGAAAACCACTGCCAA GGACCAGGACCTGGAGCCTGGAGCTCCATCCATGGGAGCCAAGAGCCTCTGTATCCCGTTCTCACCCCTGAAGACGCTGCAGCCTGGTCAGATGTGTGTCAGCGGCAAGGAGCCGGCCCAGTACTACACCCTGTTTGGACGCAGCTACTAA
- the eprs1 gene encoding bifunctional glutamate/proline--tRNA ligase isoform X1 translates to MALKLTINTSSPPLGALLTAEHVKDSVQVVVEEGKDTRLLVSDAIQFNDANSISRYLARVAPALGLYGANLMEQTEVDHWLEFSARHLCAQSAHSVALGDLDKALSLRTFLVGHALTLADLSVWAALKGHKEWPIQGKSFSHVNRWFSFLSSQVPFTAVCKKYASKNAPISISNSDEKKQDVGKFVDLPGAEMGKVVVRFPPEASGYLHIGHAKAALLNQHYQVTFKGKLIMRFDDTNPEKEKEDFEKVILEDVSMLQIHPDQFTYTSDHFATIMQFAEQLLAEGKAYIDNTPPEQMKQEREQRTESKCRNNSVEQNMKMWAEMKAGTESGQTCCMRAKIDMNSNNGCMRDPTLYRCKTTPHPRTGNTHKVYPTYDFACPIVDSLEGVTHALRTTEYHDRDEQFYWIIEALGLRKPHIWEYARLNLNNTVLSKRKLTWFVNQGYVDGWDDPRFPTVRGVLRRGMTVEGLKQFIAAQGGSRSVVNMEWDKIWAFNKKVIDPVAPRYTALSSSYVVPVSVSEATEEFKEVAKHPKNTDVGMKKVWYGARVLVEGADAETFSEGEMVTFINWGNLIITKINKGEDGKVQSLEARLNLENKDYKKTTKITWLADTNSAPLLPTICINYQPLISKAVITKDDDFKEYINKNSKLEEKMLGDPCLKDLKKGDIIQLQRRGFYICDQPYEPVSPNSCKESPCVLFYIPDGHTKEMPTSGSKDKSKASSNTTAKTSAKAAPAPAPAPAPAPASTSAGDLFSSIVEKGEAVRQLKVAKAPKDEVDKAVQQLLSLKAQFKQQTGMDYKPGMAPPTSAPSPPITSTDSASCPYTRVTQQGELVRKLKSEKAPKEQIDVAVKQLLALKEEFKKLTGQDYKPGMAPSTPASYTAPPATTPSSSSCSSSALYERVSQQGEVVRKLKSEKAPKDQVDAAVKQLLALKAEYKQVTGQEYKPGAAPGQKAAAPVQKAAAPVQKAAPLVQNNPNPASIALYEKVAEQGEVVKKLKVEKASKDQVDAAVKQLLALKAEYKQQTGQDYKPGLQAPASHVQSQPSSPPQAQELFSQVAQQGELVRKLKSEKAPKEQVDEAVKTLLDLKNKYKTLTGQDYKPVAAAGASGGEDKNRKERENKSEKQGGGGPGGKKAKGDKACQGKESSGGAGAPGDGQGPKKQTRLGLEAKKEENLADWYSQVITKAEMIEYYDVSGCYVLRPWSFAIWESIKDFFDREIKKMGVENCYFPMFVSQAALEKEKTHIEDFAPEVAWVTRSGNTELAEPIAVRPTSETVMYPAYAKWVQSHRDLPIKLNQWCNVVRWEFKHPQPFLRTREFLWQEGHTAFANKEEAAEEVLQILDLYARVYEELMAIPVVKGRKTEKEKFAGGDYTTTVEAFISASGRAIQGATSHHLGQNFAKMFEITFEDPKRPGEKQLAFQNSWGITTRTIGVLTMVHGDNMGLVLPPRVACLQVVVIPCGITATLPEQEKEAVLTQCSKYMSRLLDAGVRVKTDLRDNYSPGWKFNHWELKGVPIRLEVGPKDMKQSQCVAVRRDSGAKLTIPEAEVEKKLVTMLEDIQNSLFKKASDDLKRNMVPADTMEQFQKELDQGKIVQIPFCGGIKCEDWIKKTTAKDQDLEPGAPSMGAKSLCIPFSPLKTLQPGQMCVSGKEPAQYYTLFGRSY, encoded by the exons ATGGCCTTAAAGCTCACCATCAACACAAGCAGCCCGCCTCTAG GAGCGCTTCTGACAGCAGAGCATGTGAAGGACAGTGTGCAGGTAGTAGTGGAGGAAGGCAAAGACACCCGGCTTCTCGTCTCAGA CGCAATCCAGTTCAATGATGCAAACTCCATCAGTCGGTACTTGGCCCGGGTGGCTCCCGCTCTGGGCCTCTATGGAGCCAACCTGATGGAGCAgactgag GTCGACCACTGGTTGGAGTTCAGTGCTCGGCATCTGTGTGCTCAGTCTGCTCACAGCGTAGCTCTGGGTGACTTGGATAAGGCTCTTTCCCTGCGGACCTTCCTGGTTGGTCATGCCCTCACCCTGGCTGACCTCTCTGTCTGGGCTGCCCTCAAAG GTCATAAGGAATGGCCAATCCAGGGCAAATCCTTCTCCCATGTCAATCGCTGGTTCTCTTTCCTGAGCTCGCAGGTTCCCTTCACTGCTGTATGCAAAAAGTATGCCAGTAAGAATGCTCCAATAAGCATATCCAAC TCGGATGAGAAGAAGCAAGATGTTGGCAAGTTTGTGGATTTGCCAGGAGCTGAGATGGGCAAGGTGGTGGTTCGATTCCCTCCTGAGGCCAGTGG ATACCTGCATATCGGCCATGCCAAGGCTGCTCTTCTCAACCAGCACTACCAGGTCACATTTAAAGGCAAGCTCATCATGCGCTTCGACGACACCAACCCtgagaaggaaaaggaggacTTTGAGAAG GTGATCCTGGAAGATGTTTCCATGCTCCAGATCCATCCAGACCAGTTCACGTACACCAGCGACCATTTTGCCACCATAATGCAATTTGCTGAACAGCTGCTTGCCGAGGGCAAGGCCTACATCGACAACACACCTCCTGAGCAGATGaagcaggagagagagcagcGCACCGAGTCCAAATGCAGAAATAACT CGGTGGAGCAGAACATGAAGATGTGGGCGGAGATGAAAGCTGGGACAGAGAGCGGTCAGACCTGCTGCATGAGGGCCAAGATAGACATGAACTCAAACAACGGCTGCATGAGAGACCCCACCCTCTACCGCTGCAAAACCACTCCACACCCTCGCACTGGAAACACCCACAA AGTCTACCCAACATACGACTTTGCCTGTCCAATCGTGGACAGTCTGGAGGGTGTGACCCATGCTCTCAGGACTACTGAGTACCACGATCGTGACGAGCAGTTCTACTGGATCATCGAGGCTCTGGGCCTGAGGAAGCCCCACATCTGGGAGTATGCTCGACTCAACCTCAACAACACAGTGCTGTCCAAGAGGAAGCTCACCTGGTTTGTCAACCAGGGATACGTCGATGGATG GGATGACCCTCGCTTCCCCACTGTCAGAGGAGTCCTGAGGAGAGGAATGACCGTTGAGGGTCTGAAACAGTTCATAGCAGCCCAG GGTGGATCAAGGTCAGTGGTGAACATGGAGTGGGACAAGATCTGGGCCTTCAATAAGAAG gttaTTGACCCGGTGGCTCCCAGGTACACAGCTCTGTCCAGCTCCTATGTGGTTCCTGTCTCCGTCTCAGAGGCTACAGAGGAGTTCAAGGAGGTTgcaaaacaccctaag AACACAGACGTGGGCATGAAGAAGGTTTGGTATGGAGCTCGAGTTCTGGTTGAAGGAGCTGATGCTGAGACCTTCTCGGAGGGAGAGATGGTCACCTTCATCAACTGGGGCAACCTCATCATCACCAAGATCAACAA AGGGGAAGATGGTAAGGTTCAGTCTTTGGAGGCTCGTCTGAACCTGGAAAACAAGGACTACAAAAAGACGACCAAGATCACGTGGCTGGCTGACACAAACAGTGCCCCCCTGCTGCCCACCATCTGCATAAACTACCAGCCTCTCATCTCCAAAGCTGTCATCACCAAAGACGACGACTTCAAGGAGTAcatcaataaaaacagcaaG TTGGAGGAGAAGATGCTTGGAGATCCTTGTCTGAAGGACCTGAAGAAAGGTGACATTATCCAGCTCCAGAGGCGGGGCTTCTACATCTGTGACCAGCCCTATGAGCCTGTCAG CCCTAACAGCTGTAAGGAGAGTCCCTGTGTCCTGTTCTACATTCCTGATGGACACACCAAGGAAATGCCCACTTCTGGATCCAAGGACAAGAGTAAGGCATCTAGCAACACA ACTGCCAAAACCTCTGCCAAGGCTGCCCCAGCCCCAGCCCCGGCCCCAGCACCTGCACCTGCCTCAACCTCAGCCGGTGACTTATTCTCGAGCATTGTAGAAAAAGGTGAAGCTGTCCGTCAGCTGAAGGTTGCCAAGGCTCCTAAAGACGAAGTGGACAAGGCCGTTCAGCAGCTGCTTTCTCTGAAG GCACAGTTTAAGCAGCAGACAGGTATGGACTACAAGCCTGGCATGGCTCCTCCCACCTCAGCTCCATCCCCGCCCATAACATCAACAGACTCCGCCTCTTGTCCGTACACCCGTGTTACCCAGCAGGGCGAGCTGGTTAGGAAACTAAAGTCAGAGAAGGCACCTAAG GAGCAGATTGATGTAGCTGTGAAGCAGCTTCTCGCTCTCAAGGAGGAGTTTAAAAAGCTGACTGGTCAGGATTACAAACCTGGGATGGCCCCTTCCACTCCTGCCTCCTACACTGCTCCTCCTGCGACcaccccctcttcctcctcctgctcttcttCAGCCCTGTATGAGCGTGTTTCACAACAGGGGGAAGTTGTAAGGAAACTGAAGTCTGAAAAAGCCCCCAAG GACCAGGTTGATGCAGCAGTGAAACAGCTGCTGGCCCTAAAGGCAGAATATAAACAGGTCACAGGTCAGGAGTACAAACCTGGAGCCGCCCCAGGCCAGAAAGCGGCCGCCCCAGTCCAGAAAGCTGCCGCCCCAGTCCAGAAAGCTGCCCCCCTGGTTCAGAACAACCCTAACCCGGCTTCCATTGCCCTCTATGAGAAGGTTGCTGAGCAGGGAGAAGTGGTCAAGAAACTGAAGGTTGAAAAGGCATCCAAG GATCAGGTAGATGCTGCAGTGAAGCAGCTGTTGGCTCTAAAGGCAGAGTATAAACAGCAGACCGGACAGGATTACAAACCAGGATTACAAGCCCCAGCTAGCCATGTCCAGAGTCAGCCCAGCTCTCCCCCGCAGGCTCAGGAACTGTTCTCACAGGTGGCCCAACAGGGCGAGCTAGTGAGAAAGCTCAAGTCCGAGAAGGCCCCCAAG GAACAGGTGGATGAAGCCGTGAAGACTCTACTGGACCTGAAGAACAAGTACAAGACGCTTACTGGACAGGATTACAAACCAGTGGCCGCTGCTGGAGCCAGCGGAGGAGAAGATAAAAACCGCAAGGAGAGGGAGAACAAGTCTGAGaaacaaggaggaggaggaccggGAGGGAAGAAGGCTAAAGGAGACAAAGCCTGCCAGGGCAAGGAATCCTCCGGAGGGGCAGGGGCCCCAGGAGATGGTCAAGGACCTAAGAAGCAAACACG GCTGGGCCTGGAGGCCAAGAAAGAGGAGAACCTGGCTGACTGGTACTCTCAG GTCATCACTAAGGCAGAGATGATTGAGTACTACGATGTCAGCGGCTGCTATGTGCTGCGGCCCTGGTCCTTTGCTATCTGGGAGTCCATTAAAGACTTCTTTGACCGGGAGATTAAGAAAATGGGTGTGGAGAACTGCTACTTCCCCATGTTTGTCTCTCAGGCCGCcttggaaaaggaaaaaacccACATTGAAGACTTTGCTCCAGAG GTTGCCTGGGTAACCCGGTCCGGAAACACTGAGCTGGCTGAGCCCATCGCTGTCAGACCCACCAGTGAGACAG tGATGTACCCCGCCTACGCTAAATGGGTCCAGTCCCACAGAGACCTGCCGATCAAACTCAACCAGTGGTGTAACGTTGTG AGATGGGAGTTCAAACACCCCCAGCCCTTCCTGAGGACAAGAGAGTTCCTGTGGCAGGAGGGACATACAGCCTTCGCCAACAAAGAGGAGGCAGCTGAGGAG gtgcTTCAGATTCTGGATCTGTACGCCAGGGTGTATGAAGAGCTGATGGCGATCCCTGTGGTGAAGGGGAGGAAGACGGAGAAGGAGAAGTTTGCAGGAGGAGATTACACCACTACAGTAGAGGCATTCATCTCTGCCAGTGGACGAGCCATTCAG GGTGCAACATCTCACCATCTTGGTCAGAACTTCGCCAAGATGTTTGAGATCACGTTTGAGGATCCGAAGAGGCCGGGTGAGAAACAGCTGGCCTTCCAGAACTCTTGGGGAATCACAACCAGGACCATTGGTGTCCTCACCATGGtccatggagacaacatgggaCTCGTCCTGCCTCCCAGGGTGGCCTGTCTGCAG GTTGTCGTCATCCCATGTGGGATCACTGCCACCCTGCCAGAGCAGGAGAAAGAGGCAGTGTTGACCCAGTGCTCTAAATACATGAGCAGGCTGCTGGATGCTGGCGTCAGGGTGAAGACTGACCTCCGAGACAACTACTCCCCAGGGTGGAAGTTTAACCACTGGGAACTCAAG GGAGTTCCTATCCGTCTAGAAGTGGGTCCTAAAGATATGAAGCAGAGTCAGTGTGTCGCTGTGAGGAGAGACTCGGGCGCGAAGTTGACAATTCCAGAAGCTGAGGTGGAGAAGAAGCTGGTCACCATGTTGGAGGACATCCAGAACTCTCTGTTCAAGAA agcTTCAGATGACCTGAAGAGAAACATGGTGCCTGCGGACACGATGGAACAGTTCCAGAAAGAGTTGGACCAGGGCAAG ATTGTCCAGATCCCATTCTGTGGGGGAATTAAGTGCGAGGATTGGATCAAGAAAACCACTGCCAA GGACCAGGACCTGGAGCCTGGAGCTCCATCCATGGGAGCCAAGAGCCTCTGTATCCCGTTCTCACCCCTGAAGACGCTGCAGCCTGGTCAGATGTGTGTCAGCGGCAAGGAGCCGGCCCAGTACTACACCCTGTTTGGACGCAGCTACTAA